The Polaribacter sp. HaHaR_3_91 genomic sequence TGCAAATATCATTCCCAATTTTATAGAGGTGATTGGTAAAGTTGTTTACAAAAACAGCAGCAACATGCAATGCTTTTCGTTGTTCAGAATCTACTTCATAAGTTTTTTCGCCTATAGATTTTGCAATTTTATCAAGTAATTGTTGGTCTTTTTTATTGGTGGCTTCTAAGCAAAAAGGAACGTTATTAAAATTGACTTCTTTTCCTTTAGAAAAAGTTTGTAGCATGTAAAAAACACCTTTGTTATTTTTATTTTTCAACTCGTCAATTGAGCATCCACCAGAGGTGTGTACTACAAGTTTGTTATTTATTTTTGATGAAACTTCTGCAATTGCATCGTCAGAAACGGCAATTATAGTAATATCTGCTTTCGGAATTTTTTCTAAATCTCTAGAGTTTATTTGTGTAACTGAAATAGTATCAGCTTTTAAAAAAGCATTATATAAATGTGTGGCAACATTTCCTTTTCCTACGAGTAATACAGATATCATAAAACGAAGATATTGTTTTTTTTAGAGGATTAAACAAGCAATTCTAAAATTAAATAGTAGTGTATTAATATTCGAATCTTTTTATTCTTAAAAGTAAATCTGTAGGGTTAAAAGGTTTTGTAAGAAAATCGTCTACTCCTAAAGAAAAAGCTTCTAAAACCACATCTTCTTGCCCAAGAGATGTTAGAATAATTATTTTTATTTGATCGCCATAGTTTTCTTTTATCCACTCTACCAATTCTAACCCAGTTATAAAAGGCATCATAAGATCTGTTATTATTAAATCTGGTGTTTCTAATTTAATTTTTTCTATTGCATCTCTTCCGTCAATAGCTACAGAAATTGTGTGATTACTGTCTTTTAAACTAAATTCTAATGATCTTCTTACAAAACCACTATCATCTGCTATTAATATTTTCATTAAGTGATGTTTTAAATTAAGGGTACTAAAGTATACAATTACTATTATTAAAATGATGAGATAACTTTAAAATAAGGCAAGTAAAAATAAGTAATATGTATTTAATAGTTATTTATCTACCTGCTTTGTTTGTAGAAAGGTAATAGAATTAGTCGTGTTCTTATTTATTGTTATATCTATAGTGATATTTTTAATGAGCTTATAAAAGTTTATTTATATAAATCCTTTTTTAAGGAACTACTTTTTTTACTAATTAGTATTAGTTAAAATAGTAGGCTTATTATTGGTGGTGTTTAGCTTAGAGTATTTGTAGATACTAACTATTTTAGATTTCATTAAACTATATCAAAAAGTAATTCATCACAAACAAACGTCCATTCAACTAATCTTTGTTTTTTTTACACATTATCTTTGTTTTTTTGTAAAAAAGCAATATTTATTAAGTAATTGTTGTTTAATGTTGGTAAACGTAGTATTATTCGTATTGTTGTGCTATATTTATTGAATATTTAATTTTAATAAAAACAAGACTTATACCCTTAAAAAGTTTGGAAAAAGAGAAACTAAAAATAAAAGAATTACAAAAAGAACTATGGAAAATTGGTAATACAATATTTTGGAGTTTAAATGCTGTAATTTTATTAACAATTATTTTAGATGTCATTATTTTAAGTAAGAATTGGTTAGATTTTGTTCTGTTAAAATTATTTCTTCTTTTTTCTTTCTATTTTACGTACAATGTTTTCAAAAAAAAACATGCGACACCTAATATTTTAATTCATTTAGTATTATTCAGTTTTAATTTTTTATCATTAATTTCTATTTCTTATTCTGGTATAGGTAATAGAATTGTATATACTTCTTTACTTATCGTTTTATTTGTTGCTTTTAATACCATTGTTTTATGGTCTATTGTAAATAGTTTCATTCAGTATTTATTGGTTATAGTAACCTTTATAATATTGGTGTTAATGAATGTTATAACAGAACCTCTTCAAATATTAAGAGAAGGCGGGTATCTTTTTTTATCATTAGGTTTTATTAGTTTTTTCTTTCCAAAAATCAGAAAAAAAGCATTAATAGAAAGAATAGATATAGGAGTTAGAGCAGATGAAAGAATTAATTATTTAGGCGGAGAATTGTCTGAAGTTAATGCTAATTACGCATTATTACAAAAGAAGGTTTTAAAGAAAGAAAATGAATCTAAATTTCTTTTTCAGCAGATTAGTAGTGATTTAAACGACCTTAGTGAAACTTTAATAGGAGTTGAAGATAGTTGTTCTGAAAAAGAAAAGAAAGATTTAGATGCTTTAATACAGAATCTAAGAAATCAAAGTTCTATTTATTTTAAACCGATTAATATAAATACTGTAGATAAAAATTATGCAACAGATACAATAGATGTAAAACAAGTTTATATAGAGATTTTTAAATCATTTGAAAATAAAATTAAAGAAAAAAATATTACAGGTATAGATAACTATCCAGCAACTAATACATTAATTCTTGGTAATGAAAAAGTCTTTAAAACTATATTATATAATATTTTAAATTTTATGGTTACTTTTTCTAACGAGAATGATAAAATAGAAGTAACTATAGGTAACAGAAAAGACGAGACCATATTTAGTGTGTCTAATAAAACTGCAGGAATAGATACAGCCGAAATAGAATCTTATTTTAGAGATTTAGAGTTTGTTAATTACGACTATAAGAAGCATAGCGATAGTTTAAAGATAGGGTTAAGAATTTCTAAACAATTAACAGAAAAAATGAAAGGGTATTTTAGTTACGTTTCTTCAGTAAAAATGGGGTTTGAACTTAAAGTGCAATTTAAAACATATAAACAAAAGTAAGTGATGATGAGAAAATATTATTTTATTGTATTGGCAATCTTGTTAGGTATACATACAAAAGGATTTAGTCAAATAATTGAGCACTTTAATGAGTATGATTATAATGATGAAATTACTATTAATGGAGCAAAAGGGATGCAAGATATTTATATACCTATTAATGAGGATATAGATAATTTAAACAGTTATGTAAACTTAGAATTTGCGAGCTCTAGTGTTATAGATTTTAACAATAGTCATATTTCGGTATTATTAGCAGATACTCCAATAGAAACACGTTTTCTTAAAAATCAGAATCAGTTAATTAGTTTTAAAATACCTGTCAAAAAAAAGTATATAGTTTCTGGTTTTATAAAACTTACTGTTAAAACCAATTTAAAAATAGGTGCAGAAACATGTGAAATATATTCTGAAGGTGGCTTTTGGGTTAAATTAACAGAAAACTCTTTTTTCTCTTATAAAATTCTACCAACAAAGAAAACACTTGTAGAAAAAACAATTAGTTATACTGTACCAGATATTAAGTATGTTGTTTTATCAGAAAAAAATAACATTGAAGATATAAAATATGCAGCTTACATTAAGTTTTATTTAAAGAGAGTTTACGGTTTAGATATTA encodes the following:
- a CDS encoding HAMP domain-containing sensor histidine kinase, which translates into the protein MEKEKLKIKELQKELWKIGNTIFWSLNAVILLTIILDVIILSKNWLDFVLLKLFLLFSFYFTYNVFKKKHATPNILIHLVLFSFNFLSLISISYSGIGNRIVYTSLLIVLFVAFNTIVLWSIVNSFIQYLLVIVTFIILVLMNVITEPLQILREGGYLFLSLGFISFFFPKIRKKALIERIDIGVRADERINYLGGELSEVNANYALLQKKVLKKENESKFLFQQISSDLNDLSETLIGVEDSCSEKEKKDLDALIQNLRNQSSIYFKPININTVDKNYATDTIDVKQVYIEIFKSFENKIKEKNITGIDNYPATNTLILGNEKVFKTILYNILNFMVTFSNENDKIEVTIGNRKDETIFSVSNKTAGIDTAEIESYFRDLEFVNYDYKKHSDSLKIGLRISKQLTEKMKGYFSYVSSVKMGFELKVQFKTYKQK
- a CDS encoding PleD family two-component system response regulator — protein: MKILIADDSGFVRRSLEFSLKDSNHTISVAIDGRDAIEKIKLETPDLIITDLMMPFITGLELVEWIKENYGDQIKIIILTSLGQEDVVLEAFSLGVDDFLTKPFNPTDLLLRIKRFEY
- a CDS encoding Rossmann-like and DUF2520 domain-containing protein, coding for MISVLLVGKGNVATHLYNAFLKADTISVTQINSRDLEKIPKADITIIAVSDDAIAEVSSKINNKLVVHTSGGCSIDELKNKNNKGVFYMLQTFSKGKEVNFNNVPFCLEATNKKDQQLLDKIAKSIGEKTYEVDSEQRKALHVAAVFVNNFTNHLYKIGNDICTEHKVPFEVLFPLIKETASKIESLSPKKAQTGPAVRKDKKTIKNHLDLLNLKQQEIYRLLTGSIQNSVD